The sequence below is a genomic window from Actinokineospora baliensis.
ATCCCCATCACCGGCTCCTGCCCGTGCCCCGCTCAACCGATAGTATTCGGGTGGTTGCGCCTGCCGTCGTGCTTGCGCGCACGCTCTCTGCTCATTTCACGCACAGGACCAAGGGGTGCTCAGCCATGGCTGGCAAGGGGTTCGACACCGAGACCGGACTGGCCAAGGTGGCCGCGTTGGCGTCCACACAGGACTGGCTCGCGGTGCTGGTCACACAGCGCGCGAGCGGTGAACCGGCCACCTCGGTGGTCAACGTGGGACTGGTGGACCACCCGGTGACCGGTGAGCGCGTCCTCGCGCTCGTCTCGCGCGGCGGCACCACCAAACTGCGCAACCTGCGCAGCACGCCGAAAGCGACGCTCGTCTTCCGCGCGGGCTGGGACTGGATCTCGGTGACCGGCGAGGTGGAGATCGCCGGACCCGATGACGCGCACGAGGGCGTGTCCGCCGAACGGCTGCCGTCGTTGCTGCGGGAGATCTACACCGCCGCGGGCGGGCAGCACGACGACTTCGAGGTCTACGACCGGGAGATGGCCGCCGACCGGCGCGCCGCGGTGTTCGTCCGCCCGGGCCGGTTCACCAGCAACCCGACCCCGCACGACCGCGAGGACTAAAACCGAACCGCGGTCCCGCCGCGCCAGCGGCGCGGCGGGACCGCGGCCATCAGCACTGAAATCCTTTTGCCACAACAAACCTCCCGCAGTGGCAATGGAGCATTGGCCCTGACGGCTCAGCGCCACCCGGGGACAGCGCGGCCGATCGGGGTGAGCGTCGCGCAGTCCCCGCCGGTGCGGCGGTACTCCCTTGGCGAGACCCCGTACTTCATCCGGAACAGCCTGCTCACCTGCGAGGCGTCCACCAGGCCCCAGCGCTCGGCGATGGCCGAGACGGTGAGGTGGTCGTAGCGGGGGTTGACCAGGTCGGTGCGCAGCCGCTCGAGGCGCTGGTCGCGGATCCAGCGGGCCGGGCTCGAGCCCTGCTCGGCGAACAGGACCTGCAGGTAGCGCAGGGAGATGTTGTGCCTGCGGGCCAGCATGGCCGGGCTCAGCGAGCTGTCGCCCATGTGCTCCTGGGCGTAGCCGCAGATCCGCAGCACGAGCAGCTGGCGGGCGGCGGCGGGGTCGACCACCTCCGAGCACAGCCGCTCGGCGAACAGCGTGGTGATCATGCCGCCGACGGTGGTGCCCAGCGGTTCGCGGGCCGCCTCGTCGAGTTCGGCCAGGTGGTAGCCCAGTGCGGCGAAGGTGTGGCTGGCCAGCGCGCCGACCCCGGTCTTGCCGTTCCACGGCGCGGCGGTGATGGAGCTGGTCTTCTGCGGGGTGACCCCCAGCGCCCGGTGCGGGGCGCGCACCCCGACCATGGTGAACGGCTGCGGCATGGCCAGCGTGTAGGGCCTGCTGCTGTCGAAGGCGACCAGGTCGCCGGTGCGCACGGTGATGTCGGTGCCGTCCTGGCACAGCCGCGCGGTGCCGTTGAGCAGGGTGACCACGTAGACGTGGCCGCCCTCGTTGCTGGCCACGCGGTCGTGGCGGACCACCGCGTGCGGGTCGGCGGTGATCCGCGAGACGCGCAGGGTGCCGAACACCCTGGTGGCGATGGTGCCGCTGCCGAAGCGGTCCCGGTCGCCGACGACCTGCAGCGTGCCGCACACCCGGCGGACCTCGTCACCCCACAGGTCGAACGCGCGCGCCGGTTCGACGACCGGCGTCGTGGCAACCACCGCGACGGACGCACTGGTCACTGCGGGACCCCCCGGGATCTTCTGTCGGACCATGGCCGGGCAAACTCCGCACGCGAGCGTACCGGAGCTGACTAACCAGGTGAGCTGGTTTTGGGAATCACCCAAAACCGTACAGCCAGATGCATCACAATCTGATCACTGTCGGTATACAGGGGGTCACTTATCGTCCATCAGGGGTTCGGCTGCGCTAATTCGCAACTGACCGCGCGCGCGATCGCTAACTAGACCCGAACACCGACGGTAATGTAAGGCCGAACAGTGCGACAACGATGCTCTTTTTGCGCGCACTGATTACGCCGGCTTGGCGTTTGACACCTCCGGGGGTTCGGATATCAAAGGGGGAGCATGTCGTCCTTATCCAGAATTGGCGTGGTCGGCGGCGGGGCGTCCGCGGTGTGCCTGCTCGACGCGATCGCGGCGGACACCGACCTGGCACCTGGCACGATCACCGTGTTCGAGCCGTCCAAGCACCTGTGGCGGGGTAGGCCGTACCAGCCGGACCTGGACGTGGTCCGGGTCAACGCGACACCAGAGGACATGTCGGTGCGCGCGGGTGACGATCACCACATGTTCGAGTGGCTGGCCGGTCGAGACCTGTTCACCGGTTCACGTTCGGTCTATACCGACCCCCTCTCGGGGGCGCAGTTCGTCCCCCGCGCGGTCTACGGGGATTACCTCGAACAGTCGGCTCGCGCTGCGCTCTTGGCACTAGTGCGCAAGGGCTGGCACGTGGAATTGGTTCGCAACCGGGTCGAACGGGCCCAGCCCGGCGCCGACGGGCTCACCATGTGGACCGACCGGGGGGTGCGCCACGAAGTCGACTACGCTGTGTTGAGCGTGGGCGCGGGCCGCCCGGCGGACCTGTACGCGCTTTCCGGACACGCCGGATTCATCGGCGAACCATATCCGGTGCGCGACTCGTTGAGCGGTATCGCACCCGACGCCGACGTCGCGGTGATCGGTGCCGGGTTGACCGCGGTCGACGTGGTGCTGGCACTGGCCGCGCGCGGGCACCAGGGCAAGATCCGGGTGTACTCCCGGCGCAACGTGCTCCCCGCGGTGCGCCAGCGCCCGGTGCACCACGTGCTGCGGCACTTCACCCCGGCCCGGTTCCGAGCGCTGGCCGCGGGCGGCGAGCGGCTGACCGTGGCCGACCTGATCGCGGTGATGGCCGCGGAACTGGCCGAGGTTGGCGAGGACATCGCCACCGTGCGCCGGGAACTGGAGTCGGTGCGCGCGGAGGACCCGGTGCAGCGACTGCGCAGGCAACTGGCCGAGGTGGACTCGCCGAGCGTGGCGATGCGGAT
It includes:
- a CDS encoding pyridoxamine 5'-phosphate oxidase family protein, with amino-acid sequence MAGKGFDTETGLAKVAALASTQDWLAVLVTQRASGEPATSVVNVGLVDHPVTGERVLALVSRGGTTKLRNLRSTPKATLVFRAGWDWISVTGEVEIAGPDDAHEGVSAERLPSLLREIYTAAGGQHDDFEVYDREMAADRRAAVFVRPGRFTSNPTPHDRED
- a CDS encoding helix-turn-helix domain-containing protein: MTSASVAVVATTPVVEPARAFDLWGDEVRRVCGTLQVVGDRDRFGSGTIATRVFGTLRVSRITADPHAVVRHDRVASNEGGHVYVVTLLNGTARLCQDGTDITVRTGDLVAFDSSRPYTLAMPQPFTMVGVRAPHRALGVTPQKTSSITAAPWNGKTGVGALASHTFAALGYHLAELDEAAREPLGTTVGGMITTLFAERLCSEVVDPAAARQLLVLRICGYAQEHMGDSSLSPAMLARRHNISLRYLQVLFAEQGSSPARWIRDQRLERLRTDLVNPRYDHLTVSAIAERWGLVDASQVSRLFRMKYGVSPREYRRTGGDCATLTPIGRAVPGWR
- a CDS encoding FAD/NAD(P)-binding protein; protein product: MSSLSRIGVVGGGASAVCLLDAIAADTDLAPGTITVFEPSKHLWRGRPYQPDLDVVRVNATPEDMSVRAGDDHHMFEWLAGRDLFTGSRSVYTDPLSGAQFVPRAVYGDYLEQSARAALLALVRKGWHVELVRNRVERAQPGADGLTMWTDRGVRHEVDYAVLSVGAGRPADLYALSGHAGFIGEPYPVRDSLSGIAPDADVAVIGAGLTAVDVVLALAARGHQGKIRVYSRRNVLPAVRQRPVHHVLRHFTPARFRALAAGGERLTVADLIAVMAAELAEVGEDIATVRRELESVRAEDPVQRLRRQLAEVDSPSVAMRIVQQAVPEAGPDIWPLLTEQDKSLVLAEHDRALMSLCCPMPPSNAAALLRLIDSGQVELVSGLVGIEPTGHGFRLSTARGDHAEEHRADVVVNGVNARLRKLSEKATPLFSSLVSSGVAQPHPRGGLHVERATSRLTVDGKPNPRLYGLGDPTLGSLFFTFGVQSLVDRAVDIVAAIREHSTATAVRTDDELLPA